From the genome of Hydrogenovibrio kuenenii DSM 12350:
TTTTAGAGTGATTACTTATCACTTGTTTTGGTCATATCTGGACCTTCAGGAACCAAGATTTTTGGCCCATCATTGTTTGGCATCATATCGAAATCAAAGATCTCGGTAGGTAGCCAAAGTGTTGCACAAGCATTCGGAATATCAACGATACCACTGATATGCCCTTCAACAGGTGCTGTACCCAGAATAGACAAGGCTTGCTCACCGGTATAACCAAACTTCTTCATATACTCGATAGCATTCAAACAAGCTTGCTGATATGCCACAGTCGTATCCATATAGAACTGCTTACCAGTGTGATCCACCGAAATACCTTCGAAAATCAGGTAATCTCTATACTTAGGATCAACTTTACTTGGCTTGAAGACTGGGTTTTTAATACCGTATTTCTTCACACCGTCTTTGATAATCTGAACGCGAAGTTCGATAGAACCTGCCATCTCAATCGCACCACAGAAAGTGATTTCCCCATCCCCTTGCGAGAAGTGAAGATCCCCAACTGACAAACCTGCGCCTTTAACGTAAACAGGGAAATAGATACGAGATCCTTTTGAAAGGTTTTTGATATCACAGTTACCACCATGCTCACGAGGCGGTACAGTTCTAGCACCCTCAGCTCCTGCTGCTTTAGCTTCTGAGCCAGTCATTTGCCCCATTAAAGCTGTTTCTTCATAAGGCAAGGTTGCCAAAGGTGGCACACGATCAGGATCCGTTGCAACCAATCCACTTTCACGCTTGTTCCACTCTGCCAACAATTCTTTTGACGGCAAACAACCAATCAAACCTGGGTGCATAATCCCTTCGAATTCAACACCAGGAATATGTCTTGATGAAGTATAAATCCCTTTAAAATCCCAAATAGATTTACGTGCTTCTGGGAAAAACTCGGTTAACAAACCACCACCGTTTTCTCTTGCAAAAATCCCGTTAAAACCCCAAGGGTCTTCCGCAACTGGTGCAACATCTAAAATGTCCACTACCAATAAATCGCCAGGCTCCGCACCTTCAACACCAACAGGACCTGTTAGGTAATGCACCTTGGTCAAGTCAACATCTCTAACATCATCGGCACAATCATTGTTACCGATCTGACCACCAGTCCAGTCAAAACACTCTAGACGAAATTCCGCACCAGGCTTAACAGTAACAGCCATCGGGATGTCTGGATGCCAACGGTTATGAGGTTTAATATCCTGCTCTTCAGGTAGTTTGGATAAATCATAACTGATTAAAGTTTCTAACATTATTGCCTCCACATACAAAATTTGGTTCCAATACATCCGTCTTTGCATGTATTTTTTTGGTTTTAATTTAACAACCGACAAATTTAATAAAAGCAACTTATATGCCCAACAAAAAAACCTCTTTATAAATAAGAATATTAAGAAAGCATTAATATAAATTTTAAATACGATTAACGATCTAATGATTTATTTTGGTGCAGATAAGTATAAATATGGTTATTTAAGAAATGATTTGAAAACTTTGAGGTAAAAACCAACTAAAAATTCAGACAATTTACGAGGATGATCCAGCACTTCAAAGTGATTTTTTCTAAAAATTTGCTGCAGATAATCATCCGAATCCTTATCTAACGACAGGCAAAAAACCTTACAGCCACTGGCTTCAATTTCTTTAACAGCGTAGCCAGCATCTTCAGTCAAATAGCGACCATCATAGACATCTATATCCGATGGCTTTCCATCTGTAATTAATAAAATAAGCGGGTGTGCGGCCTTTTGTCGACTAACTTCACCATAAGCATGGCGTAATGCTGCACCTAATCGGGTCGAATATTGCGCCTTAACACCATCAACAACAATACTTTTCTTATCTTCGAAAGTCTTTAGATGCTGATAATTTACCTGATGACGACCATCCGAATTAAACCCATCCACTTGGTAATCATGCCCCAGCAGATCCAATAGTTGCGTTAACACCTGACTGGATTCAAGAGTAAGCGACAGAACGCTCTGATCAGTATCAGCCAACTTTTGATTCATTGACTCTGAAAGATCGAGCAACACCAGTACAGAAAAATCGTTATGCGACTGCCTTGTACGATGTATATAGATATTTTGCTCGGAACCTACCTGCCCTGAACGCAACTGAACCGAGTAATCCACTAAGGCATCAATATCTAGATCATTCCCTTCTTTTTGACGCTTCATTCTCTGGTGTTCGAACTGAAATCGTGAAATAGTCTGATACAAGCGCTTTGCCAAAAAAACACCCGATGCTCCTACATCCAGCGCAGCATCAGCCGGCTCAAAATGCATTTCATGCAACTTACACCAGTCTTTCTTTAAATGACCTATTCGATAATCCCATTCCGGATAGGACAAAACATCATCAAGAATGATTGAATCTGACGTTAATTCATCATAACCCTGCTCATTCGCTTCAATTGCAAAATCAGTACTAAGCGCGCCAATAGATTGTGTCGCTACCTGCCGACCATGCTCAACCTCTTCAAAAGAAATACCCGATGAATGCACTTCATCTACCTCTTCAGGCTCTTGATCTGATACAGAAATGGCTTGCTCTTCTTTCCACAGAAATGAATTATCATCACGATAATCAAGCAACATAAAAGTCTGCCGCTCATTCATACTGATACGCAACTGACCTATATCATTCGCCATTGAAAGACCAATTTTTCTGGAAGTTTCAACATCTGCCAGATCGGATTCATGAAACATTTTCAGGTATTTTGGCGAAAAATCACCAACACTTTTCTGACCATGAAACGCTTGAGCCACTTCAAATGCCAAGTCGTCAAAATGCGTTGAAAAAATATGATCTTCAGAAAGAACTTGAGAAATTATTCGTCCAATACCTGGGAAATCGGCCTTTACCAGCGCTTCGACTCGAGCATCTTCAACAACACCAATCAATACTTTTTGGCGATTGTTCAACCCCTTGGCTTCAAATGGAGTGGAATAAACCTGATGTGCTGCAAGGTGAATAGCACAGATGAGAAATTTATCGTAAGCAGCTTTAATAGAATCTGCTTCGAAAGAATTTGGTAAATAAAGAGAATGAGCTTCCAGCTTGGGAAGCCCATCTGATAACAGAAGAGAAAACTCTCTGCCAAAAACCGCTGCCAACGTTAGTTCAAGCTGCCGCTTAATGTCTTGAAAATAAACAACCTCTTTCATTTAGCGACAACTTACAACGAACGTCAACACAAGGTTATTGATGCCCGGTTGGCGTTTCCTCGTTTGGAATACCTTCAATCGGACACTCAGCAGTACCAACAGTACTACGTGTAATGGCTTCAACCTGCTCTTTAGCTTTCTCAGGATCATTAATCCAAGTGTTATAAAACTCGTAAGGACAGGCCGCCACACCTTGATCACCTTCACCAGAATTAATTTTTCCTGTATAACCGCGGTGCAACAACTTGAACAAGTGGTTCTGAGATTGTGCATTTTTACGGAAATCACGAATTTGAGAAACGGACAACTCAGCATACTGAATACCGTAATCTTCTTCGCCACACTCACCTAGAGTATGCCCATCAAAACCAACGATAGCAGAGTGACCAAAGTAAGAATAAACACCATCAAATCCGCTCGCATTCGCGACGGCAACGTAGGTATTATTCATCCATGCCATTGCCTTAGAGACCATGATTTGCTGCTCTTTTGCCGGATACATATACCCCTGACAACGAACAATCAACTCAGCCCCTTTCATCGCACAATCACGCCAAATCTCTGGATAGTTACCATCATCACAGATTATTAAGCTGATTTTCATGCCTTTTGGCCCTTCGGTCACATAGGTTTTATCACCAGGATACCAACCCTCGACTGGACACCAAGGCATAATCTTGCGGTATTTTTGAACAATCTCACCCTGATCATTAATCAAAATCAATGTGTTGTAAGGCGCTTTATTTGGATGATCTTCATGCTGCTCACCCGTTAAAGAAAATACACCCCAGGTTTTTGCTTGCTTACAGGCGGCTGAAAAAATTTCAGTTTCCGCACCAGGAACCGTTGATGCTGTGTCGTACATTTCTTTGGCATCATACATAATTCCGTGAGTTGAATATTCTGGAAAAATAACCAGATCCATCCCAGGTAAACCTTTTTTCATACCGATAAGCATATCAGCGATCTTCTTCGCGTTTTCCAGCACCTCTGCCTTAGTATGTAAACGTGGCATCTTGTAGTTAACAACTGCAACACCAACCGTATCTTTACTTGAAGAAATATCTCCGTGTCTCATTTTTTTACACCTTCTTTAAAATTTAAATCGACAAGAACTGACTTACTTGTTTCTCATCAACGTTTTCACGCAAGTCTTCATGAATAAACTTACCTTTCTCAATAACAATAATGCGATCTGCTACTGCCATGGTAAAACTCAACACCTGCTCAGAAACGATGATAGAAATATTTCTCAGTTTCTTGATTTCATTTAGTGCGTTAGCAATATCTTTAATAATTGAAGGCTGAATACCTTCAGTCGGCTCATCCAACAGCAAAACTTTTGGATTGGTTACAAGTGCGCGCGCAATAGCAAGCTGCTGCTGCTGACCACCTGACAAGTTACCGCCTTTTCTGTGACGCATATCAAACAACACAGGAAACAAGGCATAAATATCTTCAGGAACACGCTTTGAAGGCGCTTGGGACATACCCGCTAAAATATTATCCAAAACCGTTAGTTGTGGAAAAATCATGCGCCCTTGAGGAACATATGCAATCCCTTTATGAACACGCTCATAACTTTGCATTTTGCTGACGTCTTCACCTTCAATCGAAATCGAACCGTCACTCAATGGCAAAGCACCAATTAAGCTTTTAAACAGAGTGGTTTTACCCATTCCGTTACGTCCCATAATTGCCAAAGTCTCTTCTTGACCTAAAGTGAAATCAACACCATGTATCACTTCACTTTCTGAATAACTGACCTTTACACCCGATACATCTAACATTTCAATTCTCCTTAATGCCCTAAATAGACTTCAATGACTTTAGGGTCATTTTGAACCTGTTCCATCGTGCCAAATGCCAAGATCTTGCCCTGGTGAAGCACCGTGACCTTATGCGCAATCTTTTCAACAAAATGCATATCATGTTCAATAACCAATACAGAACGGTTTACGGTGATCTTTTTCAATAATTCAGCTGTTTGATCACGCTCTTTAACACTCATCCCAGCCACTGGTTCATCCAACATCAGCAACTCAGGATCCTGCATTAATAACATGCCGATTTCCAACCATTGCTTCTGACCATGACTCAATAAACCCGCTTCCGTATCAAGAAAATCTTCCAATAAGATTTCCTTAGCTATTTCAGTGACCTTATCGACAACCTCTTGGCTTCTCTTGAAGACCAAGCTACTAAAAACACCACGACCCTTTGGATAAGAAATTTCCAAATTCTCAAAAACACTCAGGTTTTCATAAATAGAAGGGTTCTGAAACTTTCGACCAACACCACTACGTACGATCTTGTACTCAGGCATTTTGGTTAGTTCTGCATCTTTAAATTTGATACTACCTTCAGTCGCTTTCGTTCGCCCACAGATCAAATCTAGAACCGTGGTCTTACCCGCACCGTTTGGCCCGATAATTACGTGTAACTCATTTCTGTCCAGATAGAAATTCAACCCATCAACCGCTTTAAACCCATCAAAGGAGACAGTCAAATCTTCTATCGCTAAGACGATGTCATTACCACTACTCATTCTTTACTCCTATGAGCAAGGAAATTACTCCTTGCTACCGATACGTTTGATTCACTAAGTTGATGACGCCACATCTTTACCCTTCTTGAATTTCGCAAAGAAGGCAAAAAGTTTCGCTTTGTGTTTGTTGTACTCTCCAGCAATACCATCTGGGAATGCCATAACCACGATGATAAATAGCGCACCCATCAGGAACAACCACATCTCTGGTGCCGTCTCTGAGAAATAAGTTTTTCCGTAAGACACCAACAAAGCACCATACACCGCACCAATCAAGGACATACGCCCTCCAACCGCCGCGAAAATTACCATTTCAATCGAAGGTACAATCCCAACAAAAGATGGCGACATAAAGCCAACCTGCAAGGTAAACATTGCACCACCAATACCGGAAATAACCGCTGACAAACAGAAGATAAATATCTTAAAGGCCGATACGTCATAACCTGAGAAACGAACTCTATCCTCTTTATCTTTCATTGCTAGCAATAGACGACCGAACTTGGACGTCAAAACATATCTAGCCAATAAAATCACACCAATCAACAGGAATGCATTTACGTAATAAAGAATATACTTAGCAGAATCAGTACGGATATCCCAACCATTCATGGTTCTTAAATCCGTCATTCCGTTAATACCACCGGTATACCCCTGATTCCCCACAATCAACAATGTCAGAATCAAAGCGATTGCCTGAGTAATGATTGAGAAATAAACCCCACCAACACGACGCTTAAAAATCGCCCAACCGATAAAGAAGGCCAAAATAGCTGGCACAACTAAAACAGCAATCAGTGAAAAAGTCAGACTATGGAAGGGTTCCCAGAACCACGGCAAGGCCGTCAACTGGTTCCAATCCATAAAGTCAGGAATACCTGGCGTTGACTGAATCTTGGTTGCTTCAGGCGTAGAAGCTTCAAGCTTGAGGTACATAGCCATAGCATAGCCACCCAAACCAAAGAACACACCTTGACCCAAACTAAGGATACCGCCATAACCCCAAATCATTACCAAACTCACTGCAACAAAAGCATAAGTCAGGTACTTACCGACATTTCCTAAACGGAAGAGATCAAGCGCTAACGGAAGCACCAGCATAATCAACGCTGCTAGAAGTGCTAAATAGATAGCACCCTCTTTTCCACCTAACAGCCTGCCATAAACAAAATCTTTCATGCTTGACTCCTTTACTTACGAATCTTAGAAGGGAATAAACCTTCTGGTTTTGCCATAATCACACCAACAACCATCAATAGCGTTAGCACTTTGGCAATGGTTCCACTCATAAAGAAGGACATAATTGAATCGGTCTCTGCAATCGTAAATGCGGAAACAATTGTTCCAACCAAGCTTCCTGCACCACCTAATACAACAACCATAAAGGTGTCTACGATATGCAATGATCCGGATGTAGGGCCTGTAGAAGCAATCGTTGTAAACGCCGCCCCAGCAACACCTGCAACACCACAACCAATCGCAAAAGTTAATCTATCTATTTTGGCGGTATTAATTCCAACTGCATTTGCCATCATACGGTTTTGCACTGTCGCACGAACCTGAATACCCCAATGAGATTTATTCAAGAACATAAACACCAAAGCCGTTACTACAATCGACAACACCAATACAAACACACCGTTAATCGGAATCTGAATTAGATCAGTCAAATCAAACGACCCCATAATCCAATCTGGCATATCCGGGCTCACTTCTCGCGCCCCAAAAATGGAACGGAAAATTTGCTGCAGAATCAAACTCAATCCCCATGTCGCTAACAGCGTATCCAAAGGACGTTTATACAAGAATCTAATAAAACTCCATTCAACTAAGTACCCGACAATAAATGCAACCGCAAATGCCGCTAAAATAGCGAGTGGAAAGTACTCATTTAAAAAGCCGTAACTCGTGGCTATATGAGATAACAAATAGGTGGTATAAGCGCCAAGCGTCATGAACTCACCATGCGCCATATTGATAACACCCATCTGACCAAAAATAATGGCCAATCCTAAAGCCATTAAGAGAAGCACACTGAACATGCTAATACCGGCGAAGCCCTGCATAGCTAAAATACTCAGCAACTCCGAAGATGTATACCCATCCATACACCGACTCCTCTGATGTAACCTGATAATCCTGCAACCAGGACGGTTGCAGGTACATTGAATTTAAACTGAATGAGAAGGGAGTCTGGCGACCCCCATCTATTAGAGAACCGTTACCGGCTTATTGATACCCTTTAGGGAATGGATTTGGCTTGATAAGGTCTGATTCCCAAACCACTTTAGCCTGACCATTTGGCTGCCACTCACCAATACGCGTTTTGAAGTACATATGGTGGTTAGAATCCACTTTTAGGTAACCGTTTGGAGAATCCTTCCAAACATGACCAATCTGTGCTGGAATAACTTTCTCGATATCAAAGCTACCTGCTTTTTCAACCGCAGCCTTCCACAACCAAGGACCAAGATATGCTGATTCAGTTACGTCACCGATAACCGCATCTTTACCATAAGCTGCTTTAAATGCTTTAACAAACTTCTTGTTGCCAGGAACGTCTAAAGACTGGAAGTATTTCATTGAAGAGTAGAAACCTTTCAAGTTTTCTCCGCCAATTCCTTTCGCTTCGTCTTCTGTTACAGAAAGTGTCAACAGTTTTTGCTTCTTAGAGTTCAAACCTGCTGCAATCATTTGCTTAAAGAATGCAACGTTACTTCCACCTACAACAGCAGAGAACACTAGATCAGGTCTTTTTAGTTTGATTTTATTAATCAAAGAACCGAACTGAGTACTACCTAGAGGATAATATTCTTCACCAACAACTTTTCCATGTAAATGTTGCTCAATATGCTTACGAGCAATTTTCATAGACGTTCTAGGCCAAATATAGTCAGAACCAACTAAGTAGAACTTTTTAGCATGCAATGTTTTGCTTGCCCAATCCAAACCAGCTAGGATTTGCTGAGTTGCTTCTTGACCTGTATAGAAAATATCATGAGACTCTTCCAACCCTTCATAGAAAGTTGGGTAGTAAAGCAAGCCCTTGTCTTTTTCAAGCACAGGCAGTACTGCTTTACGAGATGCAGACGTCCAACAACCGAAAATAGCAGGAACTTTATCACTCTCTAAAAGTTTCTTCGCTTTTTCAGCAAATGTTGGCCAATCCGACGCACCATCTTCGGTAATTACTTTAATTTGGCGTCCAAGAATACCACCAGATTCGTTGATTTGTTTAATCGCTAATTTTTCAGCCTGAACAGAACCAATCTCACTGATCGCCATTGTTCCTGTTAAAGAATGCAAAATCCCAACAGTAACTGTTTTATCATCTACCGCAAGGCCTGTTGTCATTACTTTAGATGTTGGGTAATCACCGGCATGAGCGGCTGTCATTACACCTGTCAAAGCAATCCCACCGATTGCGGCAGTCATCGCTTTTAATAAGGTACGTCTTGTCTTTATCATCATTAACTCCTAGTTTTACTTGACTAAAACAGTCAAGAACTCGCTACACTCAGAAAATAAGAAACATATGCATAAACACATTTCTTTAAATCACTAAAAGCAACTAAAAGACCAAATTTTTAACTAAAATAAAACATAGCTACCATAAAAACCTTAAACCATTGTTTTTTATAAAAATTAATAAATCAAAAATTAATAAAAAAACAAACCATACTTAAAAAAACAAACCGAAAATGAAAAAATAATGAATATATTCACAATATATTAACTATATTGGTGCACGCACATCCAAAATAAAACAATTAACAATTTAAAAACAAAAAAAGGAGGCAAAGCCTCCTTTAAAGATAAGTAAAATAATTAATAACTACTTAAAAATCACCGCCAGTGATTTCTTTATAAATACGTCTTGCATTGTTTTTCGCCGCCTGATCAAACACAGGTCTGTCCTTATACATAGATTGATCAATTGCCTCGGCATCTTTCTGTTTACCACCGGCATCCACAACCTTCTGCACCTGCTTCTGAACATATCGGAAATAATCATAAGTCTGACGCTTGATCGTTGCCATATCTGCTGGCGTACCATGCCCAGGCACCACTGTCACATCGTGCGGAATTTGGCTCATCATATTCTCAAACGATCTAGTCCACTCAAAACTATTTGTGTAGTTGAACATAACAGGCATGCGCTCGTTAAAGCCTAAATCTCCGGTAAACAAAAGCTTACGACTTGGAATATAAACACTGGTTGACGCAGGTGTATGCCCTGGCCCAAAGTCCATCAAAATAAACTTTTCGCCACCACCAACATCCACCGCCAACTTATTTTCAAACGTTGTGAATTTATCAGCAACATTTCTTGCCGACTGCGTCAATTCTTCACCTACGCGACGCCCCCATTCGGCTTTAATGTGAGGGAAAGCGTCATCAAACTGCTTATTCGCTAAAGCACTGGAATACAAATGGCGCACACCAACATCCCACCAATAGCTTGCACCCAAATAAGCATGCCCTTGATTATTTTCAACCGCTAACCACTTCACCGGCTTGTCGGTAATCGCTTTAATTTGTTGGTGCACACTATAAGCAATGGCTGGGTTAGCGCCAGCGTTAAAGACAAAGACACCATCTTTAAAAATGACAAAGGAAATATTATTATTTAAGCCGAAGTTGGACGGGTTATGCCAAATCTGACTCCCGACAATGGTATAAACCCCTTTTTTAACTTTTATCGCCTTAGGCAAAGGCAACACCTTCCCAATATAACCCGCTTTTGCTTCTGCCGCTTTCACATCACGAAGGTAAGCGTTGGCCGCTTGATATTGATCTTTTGACTGTACACGCTTGAGATCCTGCGCCCAGGCTTTGAAACCATCCGTATACGGATCGCTATTTTCCGCATAACTTTGACCCGAAATGCCTAACAGCATTAAAAAACATAGTGGTAAGTATAAACCTCGTCGTCCCATACCATTTCTCCTTAGTTGCACCTTTATAGTCATTATCTATTTAGGCTAATACATTCGGCTTCTTTACGTATTCGCAAGCCTGTTTTTATGTTCTATCTAATAAATCAGAATGCTTTAATGCATAAACATCAAAAATAGTGATCGCCAGTGCGGCAATAACCGGACCGAAAAATAAACCAATAATTCCAAAATGAATCAGTCCAGCAAAAGTCGATAAAATCGTCATCATCGTATGACTTGCCACTTCCATTCCCTCGCCTTTAGCATTTAGCGAAGCAGAAATTCGGTTAATCAAGACCGGGCGCAAAATATTATCGATTAAGAACCCATTAATAAGCGCTCCCACAAATACAACCACGCCTACCTCAGCATATTGCCCTTGGAAAGTTAAAAATATGGCTACAGGAATCCAAATCAATGCCGAACCCACTACTGGAATAAAAGAGGTCACAGCAATTGCCATCCCCAAAAACAGCCCAGGCAAGCCTAAAAGCCAAGCCACAGCAGCGAAGGTAATACCTTGTGCAACAGCCACCCCCAACACAGATAGCAATAAAATCGTTGATAGATTAGAAAAACGCGACATAATCATTTTGTCGTAATGATTTTCTAGCGGTGAGAGTACTTTTATATGTTGTGCGATCTTATGACCATCTCGATAAAAGAAAAACATCGCAAAAATGGCCAATAAAATAAAAGTTAAAAACGAAGTGGTATTTCCAAACACACCCTTCACTAAAAAAATAATCGTTTCTTGCGCAAACTTAATAATCTTGCCGGCATTGTCTTGCAACTGCTGCATTAGCTGCGCCTGAGTAGCGTCAGGAATAGGAATAATATGGATGAGATTTCGGTTCATATCGACAAAAGTCTGCGGTGTTTGCATCGCAAGCCATCGTTGCGCCTCACCGTAAACTTGCCCCACTTGCAAACCGACTTCCAAAATCAAATAAGTTACAGGTGCAATAACAGTTAAAAACACCACAACACTCATTAAGGCAGAAGCCGTGTTTTCCGAATTGACCTTGCATAACACTTTCTGATAGATTGCATAGGTGGCAGTTGCTAAAATCATTGCGAAGAACAGCGCTTCCAAAAACGGAGAGAACAGCCATAACAATCCAACAATGGCAACGAGCAAAAGTATCAATAAAAAGCTTTCAGCCAAACTTTGTTGCGTGCGCATGTTTTACTACCCTAACTCTAGCTTACATATGAGTCATTAATCTATCATGAATACACCAGTCAAAAAAGTTTTAATTCGCCCCGTTGAAAACATGCAAATCCTCTCTTATCAAGAGGCGAAGCAACTTTGTGATGAAAACGACCACGGACTTAACGAGCTACTTAGGCGTTGTACATTAGCTGTACTCAACACTGGTGCAAAAGAAGATAACGGCCTTGCGCTTTTAGAAGCACACCCGGATTTTCAGATTAATGTAAACGTCAAAGGGCGCGGCATTCAATTAGAAATCGAAAACGCTCCGGCCAACGCTTTTGTAGACAGCGAAATGATTATCGGTTTACAGGAGCACCTCTCAGCCGTCATTCGCGATCTACTCTACGCCAAAAATGAAATCATCGACAATCCAGAGTTTGACCTAGACAGTTCTTTTGGCATTACCAACGCCATTTTCCATCTTGCGCGTAACGCCAATTTAATGTGTATCGACAGAGACCCAAATATCGTTGTCTGCTGGGGTGGGCACTCTATTAGCCTTGAAGAATATAAATACACCAAACATGTTGGCTATGAGCTTGGACTAAGACGTTTCGACATCTGTACAGGCTGTGGCCCAGGCGCCATGAAAGGCCCTATGAAAGGAGCTGTGCTCGGCCACGGCAAGCAGCGCCACAGAGGGGCACGTTTCATTGGTTTGACAGAACCAGGCATTATTGCTGCCGAAGCGCCAAATGCCATCGTCACCGAGCTGGCTATCATGCCCGATATTGAAAAACGTTTAGAAGCCTTTATGCGCTTAGGACATGGCATCATCATCTTCCCGGGGGGCGCAGGCACTATGGAAGAAATTCTCTACCTGCTCAGCGTATTACTGCACCCTCAAAACCTGGAAGTCCCCATTCCGGTCGTGTTAACGGCTTCCGAAACTCACAAAGGTTACTTTGAAGCAGTACTGGAATTTATCGAAAATGCACTTGGCGAAGAAGCCAGACAAAAACTTACTTTTGTTTATAACAACCCCTCCCATGTTGCACACTTGATAAAAAAAGGCATTCAAGACGTTCGCAATTACCGTAGAGAAACCAGTGACGCTTATTTCTTCAACTGGAACCTTTATATTCCTCTTGAGCTACAAAAACCGTTTAAACCAACGCATGAAACCATTTCTCAATTAAAACTCCACAAAAACCAACCGCCTCATCAGTTGGCTTCCGAATTACGACAAGTTTTTTCAGCTATTGTCGCAGGTAATGTTAAGTCAGAAGGAATTCGCGAAATTGAAGAAAAGGGTCCTTTCCAAATTAACGGAGATCCTGAAATCATGACGCGCATTGATGCATTACTGAAAACGTTTGTTAAACAACGACGCATGAAATTGGGAACGGAAAACTATGTGCCCTGCTATAATATCATCACCAAAGAAAAGGGAGATTAACCTCTCCTTTTTCTTCTGTTTTCTACCTATCAAAATAACAAAAAGAAACTCCCTATGACCTTTGAAGAACTTGAACTGGATCCTGTTTTATTAGCCGCAATTGAAGAACAGCATTTTAAT
Proteins encoded in this window:
- the urtB gene encoding urea ABC transporter permease subunit UrtB, translated to MDGYTSSELLSILAMQGFAGISMFSVLLLMALGLAIIFGQMGVINMAHGEFMTLGAYTTYLLSHIATSYGFLNEYFPLAILAAFAVAFIVGYLVEWSFIRFLYKRPLDTLLATWGLSLILQQIFRSIFGAREVSPDMPDWIMGSFDLTDLIQIPINGVFVLVLSIVVTALVFMFLNKSHWGIQVRATVQNRMMANAVGINTAKIDRLTFAIGCGVAGVAGAAFTTIASTGPTSGSLHIVDTFMVVVLGGAGSLVGTIVSAFTIAETDSIMSFFMSGTIAKVLTLLMVVGVIMAKPEGLFPSKIRK
- the urtA gene encoding urea ABC transporter substrate-binding protein; translation: MMIKTRRTLLKAMTAAIGGIALTGVMTAAHAGDYPTSKVMTTGLAVDDKTVTVGILHSLTGTMAISEIGSVQAEKLAIKQINESGGILGRQIKVITEDGASDWPTFAEKAKKLLESDKVPAIFGCWTSASRKAVLPVLEKDKGLLYYPTFYEGLEESHDIFYTGQEATQQILAGLDWASKTLHAKKFYLVGSDYIWPRTSMKIARKHIEQHLHGKVVGEEYYPLGSTQFGSLINKIKLKRPDLVFSAVVGGSNVAFFKQMIAAGLNSKKQKLLTLSVTEDEAKGIGGENLKGFYSSMKYFQSLDVPGNKKFVKAFKAAYGKDAVIGDVTESAYLGPWLWKAAVEKAGSFDIEKVIPAQIGHVWKDSPNGYLKVDSNHHMYFKTRIGEWQPNGQAKVVWESDLIKPNPFPKGYQ
- a CDS encoding MBL fold metallo-hydrolase, yielding MGRRGLYLPLCFLMLLGISGQSYAENSDPYTDGFKAWAQDLKRVQSKDQYQAANAYLRDVKAAEAKAGYIGKVLPLPKAIKVKKGVYTIVGSQIWHNPSNFGLNNNISFVIFKDGVFVFNAGANPAIAYSVHQQIKAITDKPVKWLAVENNQGHAYLGASYWWDVGVRHLYSSALANKQFDDAFPHIKAEWGRRVGEELTQSARNVADKFTTFENKLAVDVGGGEKFILMDFGPGHTPASTSVYIPSRKLLFTGDLGFNERMPVMFNYTNSFEWTRSFENMMSQIPHDVTVVPGHGTPADMATIKRQTYDYFRYVQKQVQKVVDAGGKQKDAEAIDQSMYKDRPVFDQAAKNNARRIYKEITGGDF
- a CDS encoding AI-2E family transporter: MRTQQSLAESFLLILLLVAIVGLLWLFSPFLEALFFAMILATATYAIYQKVLCKVNSENTASALMSVVVFLTVIAPVTYLILEVGLQVGQVYGEAQRWLAMQTPQTFVDMNRNLIHIIPIPDATQAQLMQQLQDNAGKIIKFAQETIIFLVKGVFGNTTSFLTFILLAIFAMFFFYRDGHKIAQHIKVLSPLENHYDKMIMSRFSNLSTILLLSVLGVAVAQGITFAAVAWLLGLPGLFLGMAIAVTSFIPVVGSALIWIPVAIFLTFQGQYAEVGVVVFVGALINGFLIDNILRPVLINRISASLNAKGEGMEVASHTMMTILSTFAGLIHFGIIGLFFGPVIAALAITIFDVYALKHSDLLDRT
- the ppnN gene encoding nucleotide 5'-monophosphate nucleosidase PpnN codes for the protein MNTPVKKVLIRPVENMQILSYQEAKQLCDENDHGLNELLRRCTLAVLNTGAKEDNGLALLEAHPDFQINVNVKGRGIQLEIENAPANAFVDSEMIIGLQEHLSAVIRDLLYAKNEIIDNPEFDLDSSFGITNAIFHLARNANLMCIDRDPNIVVCWGGHSISLEEYKYTKHVGYELGLRRFDICTGCGPGAMKGPMKGAVLGHGKQRHRGARFIGLTEPGIIAAEAPNAIVTELAIMPDIEKRLEAFMRLGHGIIIFPGGAGTMEEILYLLSVLLHPQNLEVPIPVVLTASETHKGYFEAVLEFIENALGEEARQKLTFVYNNPSHVAHLIKKGIQDVRNYRRETSDAYFFNWNLYIPLELQKPFKPTHETISQLKLHKNQPPHQLASELRQVFSAIVAGNVKSEGIREIEEKGPFQINGDPEIMTRIDALLKTFVKQRRMKLGTENYVPCYNIITKEKGD